DNA sequence from the Thermodesulfovibrionales bacterium genome:
ATATTAAAGCGTACCGAAGGCCAGGCTATTCCGCTCTGACATCCATATCATTCAGACACCTTCCGGTTGCATAGAACGAGAACCTGTCTCAAAATGACTTGTCCAATAAGAGCCTTCACCCCCGCGAAGGCGGGGGTCCACTCAATGGCGCAGGATTCCCGCCTTCGCGGGAATGACGAGAAGAGACCCCACCGGTGAATGATTCGATTTCGAGACAGGTTCTAGCCTGTTCGGAAGGCAGGCTTGGTGAGAAGCCTTGTATCGCGACACCTTTGATGGTTGCCAACTGCCGCTGTTTGCTCAATGCGGGAAGGCGCTTTCGGTAGTCCTCGAAGTCCTCACTGCCGGAATCTCATCGCATGTGCAAGGCTTCGAACCTGAGACTGCCTGACAGTTGTTGCAACACGGATGGTAGACTTTGAGGACCAGTGTTCATTAAGGTGATTGATATACGTTAGACATTGAACCTGAAGTTGATGATATCCCCGTCCCTCACTTCGTAGGTCTTTCCTTCGAGTCTCAAGAGGCCCCTCTCCCGGGCGGCAGCCATGCTTCCTGACGAGAGAAAATCATCGTAGTGAACGACCTCGGCCCTGATGAACCCCCTTTCGATATCGGAGTGAATCTTCCCAGCCGCCCGCTGGGCGTTCGTTCCTCTCGTCACGGTCCACGCCCTCACTTCGTCCTCACCCGTCGTGAGGAAGGAAATAAGACCCAGGAGGTCATAGCTTATGTGGATAAGTTTATTGAGCGCAGGTTCCTCTATTCCCAGGTCGTCCAGAAAGGCCCTCGCCTCTCCAGCAGACAACTGTGCGATCTCCATTTCGATCCTGCCGCAGAGACTCACGACCTTCGTGGTTTTGGTGAGACCCTTTTTCTCAAAGTAATCTTCAGAATCCTTCTGGAGTTTCGATGCCTCGTTGCTGTTCAGCGCACTCTCCCCGATATTCAGGACGACGACCTCGCGTTTTGTCGAGAAAAACTGGAGGGGCTTCATGATCTTCTGCTCCTCTTCATCGAAGCTTACGTTCCTCAGGGGCATCTCCTTCTCGAGGACCTCCCTGCACTTCATGAGGAGCTTCTTCTCGGCCTCATTCGGTTTCTTGCCCCTCTTTGCCCCCTCCTCCATCCTCTGTAGTCTCTTCTCAACGAATTCGAGGTCCCCGAATATGAGTTCGAGCTCGAGGGTCTCGATGTCACGCCGGACGTTAATCTCGTTCAGTGGGTGGAGGACCGACTCGTCCTCGAAGGCCCGCACCACATGAACAACGGCATCGACATCCTTGATAAGATCAAAGACCCTACGGTTCTGTTCAACGTCGCCCTTTGTGAGGCCGATGTAATCGACATACTCAACAGTCGCAAAGGTCGTCTTCCTCGGCTTGTAGATCTCTGCAAGTCTGGTGACCCGCGGATCGGGTACCTTCACAACGCCCATGTTCGGATCGCCGCTCACCGTGGGATAAATGGTGGTCTCGATGTTCTGTCCCGTGAGGGCGTTAAAAACCGTTGTCTTTCCCGAATTCGATAGTCCTATGATCGCTAATTTCACATCTGCCTTCTTCCTTCGAGGGCCTTGCTCAGCGTCACCTCATCGGCAAATTCGATGTCGCTGCCCATGGGAAGACCATAGGCGATTCTCGTAACCTTCACCGGATAAGTACTGAGGACCTCTTTCAGGTACTGTGCCGTTATCTCGCCTTTGGTGTTTGGGTTTGTTGCGATAATCACCTCGGTGATCGTGCCCGGGCCGACCCTGCTTATGAGTTCATTGATCTTCAGCTTATCCGGCGTTATGCCGTCAATGGGAGAGATGGAACCGAGGAGGACATGGTAAAGGCCGTGGTAAAACCTTGATCTCTCGATGACAAGGATGTTGCTCGGCTCTTCCACCACGCAAATCTTCGTATGGTCCCGGCGCTCATCCCTGCATATCTCGCAGAGGTCGGCATCGGTGATGTTGAAACATTGGGAACAGAACCTCGCCTTTTCCTTGACCTCATCGATCGCCCTCGCAATGCCCTTCGCCTCCTCAACGGGCATGGTAAGGAGAAAGAAGGCGAGTCTTTGGGCTGTCTTTCTTCCGATGCCGGGAAGGCGCGTGAGTTCGTTGATGAGGTTCTCGATGATGCCCTGCGTCATCCAAACATGTTCCCGAGACCGCCGAGGCCGGGAAGCTGTAAGCCGCCGGTGAGCTTGCTCATCTCCTCGCTCACCATCTGCTGGGCCCTTCTCAGCGCCTCATTTGAAGCGGCGAGAATAAGGTCCTGGAGCATCTCGACATCATCAGGGTTAACCACGTCTTTCTCGATCTTTATCGACACCAGTTCATTCGCGCCATTCGCCATCACCGTGACCATGCCGCCGCCTGCGCTTGCCTCAACGGTCTTCTTCTTTGCCTCTTCCTGGAGCTTCTGCATCTGCGTCTGAAGCTTCTGGGCCTCACGCATAATATCACCAAGCATCTTCTTAGACATCTCTCCCTCCGTTCTCTGAATGTTCTGTCGGTCGTATATGAACAATCCTGCCGTCAAACAATGCCAGCGCTTCCTTTACGATAGGTTCTGACAAGACCTTTTCCTTGAGTTCCTTCTTGCCGGCTACTCTTCTCTTTATGGTTTCGATCTTCAGGGACATCTTCCTCTCCGCGATCTCCGAGGCTATCTGCTCTATCACCTGCTGGTTCTTTTTCACGGAATCGACGTGTATGGACGTTCCTCCATTAAAGGTTATCGTCAGGGTTCCGCCATCGATGCCCGCAGCAGCCCCTGCAAGTTTGGAAGCCAGGGGATGGTTGATCTTCTCTATCTTCCGGATGACGGAGTCCCAGAGATCTCCAGCACCCTCCGGAGATTCAGGAATATCTGACACATCGTCAGGAGAGGGATGAGCAGCTTCCTCCCTTTCTTCTCCAAAAGCCGAAGGCCTATGAGCAGTTTCTGCCGGCAAAAGAGCAGGGCTCTTTTTTTCTCTCACCTGCCTGCTCTTTGTCTGGCCTGTTCTTTCTTCCCCGGAAATCCGGGTCGGACCTTCTCCTCCCTGTCTCTTTCTCTCCTTCCCATGAGGTTCTTCCCGGTCTTCAAGGAATGCTTCGATATTCTCGATCGCTTCTTTCACCGGTTTGAGGCTCTCGAGGAAACTCGCTCTGAGGAGGGCCATTTCGAGTCCGATGCGCGGCGAAAACGCAAATCGTACGTCGGCCTCGGCCTTTATCATCTCACCCAGCAGGACCGTCAGATAATCTTCGGACGTTGTCTTCAGGATCTGACTCATGACATCGAGTTCTCCTTCCGTAACATCGAGTATCTCGGTCGGTCTCTCAACAACCCTTGCAACAAGGAGATCCCTGAAGAAGTTCATGAGGTCCTTTGCAAAAGACTTAAAATCCGTACCAGTGTCGGCAAGCTCGGTGATAATCTCGAGGATACGCTTCCTGTCCCCTTCTATAACGGCGGCAGAGAGATCAGCAAGGGCCTTGAAGTCCGCGATGCCGAGGAGGTCCCTTATCTCAACATCCCCGATCTCAGAGGCAAAGGCCGAGACCTGATCGAGGATCGTCAGGGAGTCCCTCATACTCCCCTCGGCAGCCCTTGCTACCAATTCCATAGCAGCATCGGATATCCGGATCCCCTCAGACTCGGAAATGAGTCGCAGCCTCTCCTTGATCTTCTGGACCGGGACCCTCCTGAATGGGAGGTGCTGGCACCGCGAAAGGACCGTCGCAGGAACCTTCCTGGCCGCCGTCGTCGCAAGGACAAAGACTACATGGGGCGGCGGCTCTTCCAGGGTCTTCAGGAGGGCATTGAAGGCAGAATCCGAAAGCATATGCGCTTCGTCGATAATGTATACTTTGTACCTCCCGCCGGCAGGGGCATATTTGACGCGCTCCCTCAGGTCCCTGATATCGTTCACGCTGTTGTTCGACGCGCCGTCGATTTCCATCACGTCAACTGATGAACCATCAGCAACTGCCGCACAGAATGCGCACGTCCCGCAGGGAGTGGGCGTCGGCCCTTTTTCGCAATTCAGAGCCTTCGCCAGTATGCGTGCCGTTGACGTCTTACCCACACCCCTCGGACCGGAGAAAATATACGCGTGGGCGATCTTCCCCTGAGACAGGGCATTGGTGAGAATGCGACTGATGGGTTCCTGACCGATAAGGTCCTGAAAACCCTGGGGCCTCCATTTTCGCGCTAATACAAGGTAGCTCATAGTTCCTTTAACGATGCAGGATGCAAGGTGTATGGTGCAGGTTCAGGGATTGTTTCTTGCATCGAGAATTCTCTTCCTTCTTCCCTTGTCTGCCGTCTTGCTGCAACCGGAGAACAACTTGCTGCGGCACACGGAAGAAATGCTTACCGCTGCTTCCTTCCGGACCTGACGGGGTTCACACCTTTCCGCTGCGCAGGGCCATTCCCCAGCTGCAGGAAAACGGCATAACGTATTCTAGCACAGACATCTGATGATTTTACAGAACCGTCGCGATGCCGGGACCAATCTCCTTCAGCAACAACTCGGGCCGCAGTCTGATCAAGGCAGCGCAGGGAATGAAGTGCGTCAGGATAGGTTTCGTCAGCCGGATGTCCCGTTCGAGTCATTGACACCCGGCGCATAATCTGATAGAAATGAGGTAGAGAGAGGAGATTCCCCACAAACCAAACCACCCGTGAGTGGGGAACGGAACGTGGGGGCATGTTGGGGTATGATAGCCGATCTGCCGAAGGACATGTTATTGGCCAGCACTGCTACAGGAAGGGATCCGCCATCAAAAGAGACTTTTTTCTGTTTTCATGGGAGGGGTCTATCTGCAGGGACTACCCGGGTAGGAAAACGGCGAAATACGATATGTAGACAGGAGGGCTGAGATGAAAAGAAT
Encoded proteins:
- a CDS encoding YbaB/EbfC family nucleoid-associated protein; amino-acid sequence: MSKKMLGDIMREAQKLQTQMQKLQEEAKKKTVEASAGGGMVTVMANGANELVSIKIEKDVVNPDDVEMLQDLILAASNEALRRAQQMVSEEMSKLTGGLQLPGLGGLGNMFG
- the ychF gene encoding redox-regulated ATPase YchF — encoded protein: MKLAIIGLSNSGKTTVFNALTGQNIETTIYPTVSGDPNMGVVKVPDPRVTRLAEIYKPRKTTFATVEYVDYIGLTKGDVEQNRRVFDLIKDVDAVVHVVRAFEDESVLHPLNEINVRRDIETLELELIFGDLEFVEKRLQRMEEGAKRGKKPNEAEKKLLMKCREVLEKEMPLRNVSFDEEEQKIMKPLQFFSTKREVVVLNIGESALNSNEASKLQKDSEDYFEKKGLTKTTKVVSLCGRIEMEIAQLSAGEARAFLDDLGIEEPALNKLIHISYDLLGLISFLTTGEDEVRAWTVTRGTNAQRAAGKIHSDIERGFIRAEVVHYDDFLSSGSMAAARERGLLRLEGKTYEVRDGDIINFRFNV
- the dnaX gene encoding DNA polymerase III subunit gamma/tau; amino-acid sequence: MSYLVLARKWRPQGFQDLIGQEPISRILTNALSQGKIAHAYIFSGPRGVGKTSTARILAKALNCEKGPTPTPCGTCAFCAAVADGSSVDVMEIDGASNNSVNDIRDLRERVKYAPAGGRYKVYIIDEAHMLSDSAFNALLKTLEEPPPHVVFVLATTAARKVPATVLSRCQHLPFRRVPVQKIKERLRLISESEGIRISDAAMELVARAAEGSMRDSLTILDQVSAFASEIGDVEIRDLLGIADFKALADLSAAVIEGDRKRILEIITELADTGTDFKSFAKDLMNFFRDLLVARVVERPTEILDVTEGELDVMSQILKTTSEDYLTVLLGEMIKAEADVRFAFSPRIGLEMALLRASFLESLKPVKEAIENIEAFLEDREEPHGKERKRQGGEGPTRISGEERTGQTKSRQVREKKSPALLPAETAHRPSAFGEEREEAAHPSPDDVSDIPESPEGAGDLWDSVIRKIEKINHPLASKLAGAAAGIDGGTLTITFNGGTSIHVDSVKKNQQVIEQIASEIAERKMSLKIETIKRRVAGKKELKEKVLSEPIVKEALALFDGRIVHIRPTEHSENGGRDV
- the recR gene encoding recombination mediator RecR — its product is MTQGIIENLINELTRLPGIGRKTAQRLAFFLLTMPVEEAKGIARAIDEVKEKARFCSQCFNITDADLCEICRDERRDHTKICVVEEPSNILVIERSRFYHGLYHVLLGSISPIDGITPDKLKINELISRVGPGTITEVIIATNPNTKGEITAQYLKEVLSTYPVKVTRIAYGLPMGSDIEFADEVTLSKALEGRRQM